A window from Manis javanica isolate MJ-LG chromosome 10, MJ_LKY, whole genome shotgun sequence encodes these proteins:
- the GPRC5B gene encoding G-protein coupled receptor family C group 5 member B isoform X3, whose protein sequence is MSVVSERKMRTRQVLAFLLLFVIASGASENASTSRGCGLDLLPQYVSLCDLDTIWGIVVEAVAGAGALITLLLMLILLVRLPFVKDKEKKDPVGLHFLFLMGTLGLFGLTFAFIIREDETICSVRRFLWGVLFALCFSCLLSQAWRVRSLVRHGKSPSGWQLVGLALCLMLVQVIIAIEWLVLTVLRDAKPACTYESMDFVMALIYDMILLVATLGLALFTLCGKFKKWKQNGACILVTAFLSVLIWVAWMTMYLFGNTRLQQGEAWGDPTLAITLVASGWVFVIFHAIPEIHCTILPAPQENTPNYFDTSQPRMRETAFEEDVQLPRTYMENKAFSMDEHNAALRTAGFRNGSLGNRPSAPFRSNVYQPTEMAVVLNGGTIPTAPPSYTGRHLW, encoded by the exons ATGTCTGTGGTGTCAGAGAGAAAGATGAGAACCCGCCAGGTACTCGCCTTCCTCTTGCTCTTTGTGATCGCCTCCGGGGCCTCTGAGAACGCCAGCACGTCCCGGGGCTGTGGGCTGGACCTTCTCCCTCAGTACGTGTCCCTGTGCGACCTGGACACCATCTGGGGCATCGTGGTGGAGGCAGTGGCCGGGGCGGGCGCCCTGATCACGCTGCTCCTGATGCTTATCCTGCTGGTGCGGCTGCCATTTGTTAAGGACAAGGAGAAGAAGGACCCTGTGGGCCTCCACTTCCTCTTCCTCATGGGCACCCTGGGCCTCTTTGGGCTGACGTTCGCCTTCATCATCCGGGAGGATGAGACCATCTGCTCAGTCCGCCGGTTCCTCTGGGGCGTCCTCTTCGCGCTCTGCTTCTCTTGCCTGCTGAGCCAGGCGTGGCGCGTGCGGAGCCTGGTGCGCCACGGCAAGAGCCCTTCGGGCTGGCAGCTGGTGGGTCTGGCGCTGTGCCTGATGCTGGTGCAGGTCATCATCGCCATCGAGTGGCTGGTGCTGACCGTGTTGCGGGACGCGAAGCCAGCCTGCACCTACGAGTCCATGGACTTTGTGATGGCCCTCATCTACGACATGATTCTGCTCGTGGCCACCCTGGGGCTGGCCCTCTTCACGCTGTGCGGCAAGTTCAAGAAGTGGAAGCAGAATGGAGCCTGCATCCTGGTCACAGCCTTCCTCTCTGTGCTCATCTGGGTGGCCTGGATGACCATGTACCTCTTTGGCAACACCAGGCTGCAGCAGGGAGAAGCCTGGGGTGACCCCACCTTGGCCATTACACTGGTGGCCAGTGGCTGGGTCTTCGTCATCTTCCACGCCATCCCTGAGATCCATTGCACCATTCTGCCGGCCccgcaggagaacacacccaacTACTTTGACACATCCCAGCCGAGGATGCGGGAGACGGCGTTTGAGGAGGATGTGCAGCTACCGCGGACCTATATGGAGAACAAGGCCTTCTCGATGGATGAACACAATGCAG CTCTGAGAACGGCAGGATTTCGCAATGGCAGCTTGGGAAACAGACCCAGCGCTCCGTTCAGAAGCAATGTGTATCAGCCAACTGAGATGGCTGTTGTACTCAACGGTGGGACT ATCCCAACCGCTCCGCCAAGTTACACTGGAAGACACCTCTGGTGA
- the GPRC5B gene encoding G-protein coupled receptor family C group 5 member B isoform X4: MRTRQVLAFLLLFVIASGASENASTSRGCGLDLLPQYVSLCDLDTIWGIVVEAVAGAGALITLLLMLILLVRLPFVKDKEKKDPVGLHFLFLMGTLGLFGLTFAFIIREDETICSVRRFLWGVLFALCFSCLLSQAWRVRSLVRHGKSPSGWQLVGLALCLMLVQVIIAIEWLVLTVLRDAKPACTYESMDFVMALIYDMILLVATLGLALFTLCGKFKKWKQNGACILVTAFLSVLIWVAWMTMYLFGNTRLQQGEAWGDPTLAITLVASGWVFVIFHAIPEIHCTILPAPQENTPNYFDTSQPRMRETAFEEDVQLPRTYMENKAFSMDEHNAALRTAGFRNGSLGNRPSAPFRSNVYQPTEMAVVLNGGTIPTAPPSYTGRHLW; this comes from the exons ATGAGAACCCGCCAGGTACTCGCCTTCCTCTTGCTCTTTGTGATCGCCTCCGGGGCCTCTGAGAACGCCAGCACGTCCCGGGGCTGTGGGCTGGACCTTCTCCCTCAGTACGTGTCCCTGTGCGACCTGGACACCATCTGGGGCATCGTGGTGGAGGCAGTGGCCGGGGCGGGCGCCCTGATCACGCTGCTCCTGATGCTTATCCTGCTGGTGCGGCTGCCATTTGTTAAGGACAAGGAGAAGAAGGACCCTGTGGGCCTCCACTTCCTCTTCCTCATGGGCACCCTGGGCCTCTTTGGGCTGACGTTCGCCTTCATCATCCGGGAGGATGAGACCATCTGCTCAGTCCGCCGGTTCCTCTGGGGCGTCCTCTTCGCGCTCTGCTTCTCTTGCCTGCTGAGCCAGGCGTGGCGCGTGCGGAGCCTGGTGCGCCACGGCAAGAGCCCTTCGGGCTGGCAGCTGGTGGGTCTGGCGCTGTGCCTGATGCTGGTGCAGGTCATCATCGCCATCGAGTGGCTGGTGCTGACCGTGTTGCGGGACGCGAAGCCAGCCTGCACCTACGAGTCCATGGACTTTGTGATGGCCCTCATCTACGACATGATTCTGCTCGTGGCCACCCTGGGGCTGGCCCTCTTCACGCTGTGCGGCAAGTTCAAGAAGTGGAAGCAGAATGGAGCCTGCATCCTGGTCACAGCCTTCCTCTCTGTGCTCATCTGGGTGGCCTGGATGACCATGTACCTCTTTGGCAACACCAGGCTGCAGCAGGGAGAAGCCTGGGGTGACCCCACCTTGGCCATTACACTGGTGGCCAGTGGCTGGGTCTTCGTCATCTTCCACGCCATCCCTGAGATCCATTGCACCATTCTGCCGGCCccgcaggagaacacacccaacTACTTTGACACATCCCAGCCGAGGATGCGGGAGACGGCGTTTGAGGAGGATGTGCAGCTACCGCGGACCTATATGGAGAACAAGGCCTTCTCGATGGATGAACACAATGCAG CTCTGAGAACGGCAGGATTTCGCAATGGCAGCTTGGGAAACAGACCCAGCGCTCCGTTCAGAAGCAATGTGTATCAGCCAACTGAGATGGCTGTTGTACTCAACGGTGGGACT ATCCCAACCGCTCCGCCAAGTTACACTGGAAGACACCTCTGGTGA
- the GPRC5B gene encoding G-protein coupled receptor family C group 5 member B isoform X2, translating into MSHISGSPAGSKERKMRTRQVLAFLLLFVIASGASENASTSRGCGLDLLPQYVSLCDLDTIWGIVVEAVAGAGALITLLLMLILLVRLPFVKDKEKKDPVGLHFLFLMGTLGLFGLTFAFIIREDETICSVRRFLWGVLFALCFSCLLSQAWRVRSLVRHGKSPSGWQLVGLALCLMLVQVIIAIEWLVLTVLRDAKPACTYESMDFVMALIYDMILLVATLGLALFTLCGKFKKWKQNGACILVTAFLSVLIWVAWMTMYLFGNTRLQQGEAWGDPTLAITLVASGWVFVIFHAIPEIHCTILPAPQENTPNYFDTSQPRMRETAFEEDVQLPRTYMENKAFSMDEHNAALRTAGFRNGSLGNRPSAPFRSNVYQPTEMAVVLNGGTIPHRRSCST; encoded by the exons AGAGAAAGATGAGAACCCGCCAGGTACTCGCCTTCCTCTTGCTCTTTGTGATCGCCTCCGGGGCCTCTGAGAACGCCAGCACGTCCCGGGGCTGTGGGCTGGACCTTCTCCCTCAGTACGTGTCCCTGTGCGACCTGGACACCATCTGGGGCATCGTGGTGGAGGCAGTGGCCGGGGCGGGCGCCCTGATCACGCTGCTCCTGATGCTTATCCTGCTGGTGCGGCTGCCATTTGTTAAGGACAAGGAGAAGAAGGACCCTGTGGGCCTCCACTTCCTCTTCCTCATGGGCACCCTGGGCCTCTTTGGGCTGACGTTCGCCTTCATCATCCGGGAGGATGAGACCATCTGCTCAGTCCGCCGGTTCCTCTGGGGCGTCCTCTTCGCGCTCTGCTTCTCTTGCCTGCTGAGCCAGGCGTGGCGCGTGCGGAGCCTGGTGCGCCACGGCAAGAGCCCTTCGGGCTGGCAGCTGGTGGGTCTGGCGCTGTGCCTGATGCTGGTGCAGGTCATCATCGCCATCGAGTGGCTGGTGCTGACCGTGTTGCGGGACGCGAAGCCAGCCTGCACCTACGAGTCCATGGACTTTGTGATGGCCCTCATCTACGACATGATTCTGCTCGTGGCCACCCTGGGGCTGGCCCTCTTCACGCTGTGCGGCAAGTTCAAGAAGTGGAAGCAGAATGGAGCCTGCATCCTGGTCACAGCCTTCCTCTCTGTGCTCATCTGGGTGGCCTGGATGACCATGTACCTCTTTGGCAACACCAGGCTGCAGCAGGGAGAAGCCTGGGGTGACCCCACCTTGGCCATTACACTGGTGGCCAGTGGCTGGGTCTTCGTCATCTTCCACGCCATCCCTGAGATCCATTGCACCATTCTGCCGGCCccgcaggagaacacacccaacTACTTTGACACATCCCAGCCGAGGATGCGGGAGACGGCGTTTGAGGAGGATGTGCAGCTACCGCGGACCTATATGGAGAACAAGGCCTTCTCGATGGATGAACACAATGCAG CTCTGAGAACGGCAGGATTTCGCAATGGCAGCTTGGGAAACAGACCCAGCGCTCCGTTCAGAAGCAATGTGTATCAGCCAACTGAGATGGCTGTTGTACTCAACGGTGGGACT attccacatagaagATCATGCagtacttga
- the GPRC5B gene encoding G-protein coupled receptor family C group 5 member B isoform X1, which yields MSHISGSPAGSKERKMRTRQVLAFLLLFVIASGASENASTSRGCGLDLLPQYVSLCDLDTIWGIVVEAVAGAGALITLLLMLILLVRLPFVKDKEKKDPVGLHFLFLMGTLGLFGLTFAFIIREDETICSVRRFLWGVLFALCFSCLLSQAWRVRSLVRHGKSPSGWQLVGLALCLMLVQVIIAIEWLVLTVLRDAKPACTYESMDFVMALIYDMILLVATLGLALFTLCGKFKKWKQNGACILVTAFLSVLIWVAWMTMYLFGNTRLQQGEAWGDPTLAITLVASGWVFVIFHAIPEIHCTILPAPQENTPNYFDTSQPRMRETAFEEDVQLPRTYMENKAFSMDEHNAALRTAGFRNGSLGNRPSAPFRSNVYQPTEMAVVLNGGTIPTAPPSYTGRHLW from the exons AGAGAAAGATGAGAACCCGCCAGGTACTCGCCTTCCTCTTGCTCTTTGTGATCGCCTCCGGGGCCTCTGAGAACGCCAGCACGTCCCGGGGCTGTGGGCTGGACCTTCTCCCTCAGTACGTGTCCCTGTGCGACCTGGACACCATCTGGGGCATCGTGGTGGAGGCAGTGGCCGGGGCGGGCGCCCTGATCACGCTGCTCCTGATGCTTATCCTGCTGGTGCGGCTGCCATTTGTTAAGGACAAGGAGAAGAAGGACCCTGTGGGCCTCCACTTCCTCTTCCTCATGGGCACCCTGGGCCTCTTTGGGCTGACGTTCGCCTTCATCATCCGGGAGGATGAGACCATCTGCTCAGTCCGCCGGTTCCTCTGGGGCGTCCTCTTCGCGCTCTGCTTCTCTTGCCTGCTGAGCCAGGCGTGGCGCGTGCGGAGCCTGGTGCGCCACGGCAAGAGCCCTTCGGGCTGGCAGCTGGTGGGTCTGGCGCTGTGCCTGATGCTGGTGCAGGTCATCATCGCCATCGAGTGGCTGGTGCTGACCGTGTTGCGGGACGCGAAGCCAGCCTGCACCTACGAGTCCATGGACTTTGTGATGGCCCTCATCTACGACATGATTCTGCTCGTGGCCACCCTGGGGCTGGCCCTCTTCACGCTGTGCGGCAAGTTCAAGAAGTGGAAGCAGAATGGAGCCTGCATCCTGGTCACAGCCTTCCTCTCTGTGCTCATCTGGGTGGCCTGGATGACCATGTACCTCTTTGGCAACACCAGGCTGCAGCAGGGAGAAGCCTGGGGTGACCCCACCTTGGCCATTACACTGGTGGCCAGTGGCTGGGTCTTCGTCATCTTCCACGCCATCCCTGAGATCCATTGCACCATTCTGCCGGCCccgcaggagaacacacccaacTACTTTGACACATCCCAGCCGAGGATGCGGGAGACGGCGTTTGAGGAGGATGTGCAGCTACCGCGGACCTATATGGAGAACAAGGCCTTCTCGATGGATGAACACAATGCAG CTCTGAGAACGGCAGGATTTCGCAATGGCAGCTTGGGAAACAGACCCAGCGCTCCGTTCAGAAGCAATGTGTATCAGCCAACTGAGATGGCTGTTGTACTCAACGGTGGGACT ATCCCAACCGCTCCGCCAAGTTACACTGGAAGACACCTCTGGTGA